A single genomic interval of Bradyrhizobium japonicum USDA 6 harbors:
- a CDS encoding Spy/CpxP family protein refolding chaperone — protein sequence MSGRMGLALAGAALVIAAVLLPNKAEAQFGLRGGPLGVARFAVGHVIGMSRLRHSRMAVRGGRYRSAALRSQDPRGAERGQPANPYILRAALTAQAALSGWHGGRRPQGWWRHPDGSYGWAGPVFWPFAHDDLTTAIILGDTTSLSLYGYGDIYAAIFAPYAATEFAAYTASQGRRARKVPSVEAVCDASDTGGLPVDRIAAQVQPNELQRAALDELAIAWVAARDTIRAACPTQAPATSAERLGLMQTRLAAMIKATDAIAPSLAKFVDLLDAGQKAKLDALANERRAALAAGQRKDAQAPAACEAGYDPRYDVQAQRQYEQLVQQQWPGEIASTLRLDDTARARFEVLQDTTLRTMETLSACPSKAEPTPQARLTVVKARLETMLQAVKGVGDALDDFEADLSDEQKAGFEAIGPKRGV from the coding sequence ATGTCGGGACGCATGGGACTGGCGCTGGCGGGCGCTGCTCTCGTGATTGCGGCAGTGCTGCTGCCGAATAAGGCCGAGGCACAGTTCGGATTGCGCGGTGGCCCGCTCGGTGTTGCGCGCTTTGCCGTCGGCCACGTGATCGGCATGTCGCGCCTGCGCCATTCGCGCATGGCGGTACGGGGCGGCCGATACCGTTCCGCCGCGTTGAGGTCGCAGGATCCTCGCGGCGCCGAGCGCGGCCAGCCGGCCAACCCCTACATCCTGCGCGCGGCGCTCACGGCGCAAGCTGCGCTGTCGGGCTGGCATGGTGGCCGCCGCCCGCAGGGCTGGTGGCGCCACCCCGATGGCAGCTATGGCTGGGCGGGCCCGGTGTTCTGGCCGTTCGCGCATGACGACCTCACCACCGCAATCATCCTGGGCGATACGACCAGCCTCTCGCTCTATGGCTATGGCGACATCTACGCCGCGATCTTCGCGCCTTATGCGGCCACGGAGTTCGCCGCCTACACAGCGTCGCAAGGCAGGCGCGCGCGAAAGGTCCCTTCGGTCGAGGCCGTTTGCGATGCCAGCGATACCGGCGGCCTGCCGGTCGACCGCATCGCCGCCCAGGTGCAGCCGAACGAATTGCAGCGCGCCGCGCTCGATGAGCTCGCGATCGCCTGGGTCGCTGCGCGCGACACCATCCGCGCGGCCTGCCCGACGCAGGCCCCCGCGACCTCCGCGGAGCGCCTCGGCCTGATGCAGACGCGCCTCGCGGCCATGATCAAGGCGACGGATGCTATCGCGCCGTCGCTTGCCAAATTCGTCGATCTTCTCGATGCCGGCCAGAAGGCAAAGCTCGACGCGCTGGCCAATGAGCGGCGTGCCGCGCTTGCGGCCGGCCAGCGCAAGGACGCGCAGGCGCCAGCCGCGTGCGAGGCCGGCTACGATCCCCGCTATGATGTGCAGGCACAGCGGCAATACGAGCAGCTCGTGCAGCAGCAATGGCCCGGCGAGATCGCGTCCACGCTGAGGCTTGACGACACCGCTCGCGCCCGGTTCGAGGTGCTCCAGGACACCACGCTCCGCACCATGGAGACACTGAGTGCGTGCCCGTCCAAGGCCGAGCCCACGCCGCAGGCCCGCCTCACCGTCGTGAAGGCGCGGCTGGAGACGATGCTGCAGGCGGTGAAGGGCGTCGGCGACGCGCTCGACGATTTCGAGGCGGACTTGAGCGACGAGCAGAAGGCCGGCTTCGAGGCGATCGGGCCGAAGCGGGGGGTCTGA
- a CDS encoding AsmA family protein, with amino-acid sequence MRAVKFAGAAIAAVIIVIGLLLVVGIPSGFLATTIASRVESATGYRLSIDGTTKISLWPTLNVTLNELTLQDPKDRSGITRLTVDSVQADMSLSSVWSGSPKISELVVTHPVLHQQLLRERLPNAGTASKPLALDTGGATIDRVKVIDGEVAFARVRDRVEGRISAINADAVIGRDRKVDIAGTARVGDHPTKFDIKASTPATPADRPTIPVDFAIDMPDVLKSQLAGHAEMRLSGDVVMINGVNGRLGDGAFNGWASVDIASKPLVKVDLDFQRLAIPVAKSPEGMSGQPWSNAPIDVSGLNYVDAQIRISANEAVIGDARLAPLALDAKLAGGVLKAGTANLGAYDGQVSGEVILDATTGAPSFAMHSDLVGVRALPLLQGLAEFDRIDGKLQAKLALRSAGTSQRALMANMQGTAFVNFQDGAIRGINIAQMIRSLTSGTLSGWQDSEAQSTDLSQLSASFRIDKGQAVTTDLNLIGPLVRVTGAGTIALDTKMMGFRVEPKLVMTTEGQGRASEPVGFGIPVMIQGSWSQPRIYPDMAGMLDNPDAAYAKLREMGKGLFGPDGAGLGNILGSLGLGGTAAPGGGNANPQTQQQGQSNPLGGPLGEAIGNLIQQGLSSGAGTSTGTGRSRGLPATPSTPAPQASPAPPAQDDPAVAQQDSQPMNDVLRQLFNR; translated from the coding sequence ATGAGAGCAGTGAAATTCGCCGGCGCGGCGATAGCCGCCGTCATCATCGTGATCGGGCTTCTCCTCGTGGTCGGGATTCCCTCGGGATTCCTGGCCACGACGATTGCCTCGCGGGTCGAGAGCGCGACCGGCTATCGCCTGTCGATCGACGGCACCACGAAGATCAGCCTGTGGCCGACACTGAACGTCACGCTCAACGAGCTCACGCTTCAGGACCCGAAGGACCGCAGCGGCATCACGCGCCTGACGGTCGACAGCGTGCAGGCCGACATGTCGCTCTCGAGCGTATGGTCGGGCAGCCCGAAGATCAGCGAACTCGTCGTCACCCATCCCGTGCTCCATCAGCAGCTGCTGCGCGAGCGACTGCCGAATGCCGGCACCGCGTCGAAGCCGCTGGCGCTCGACACCGGTGGCGCGACCATCGACCGCGTCAAGGTCATCGATGGTGAAGTCGCATTCGCGCGCGTGCGCGATCGCGTCGAGGGCCGCATCAGCGCCATCAATGCCGATGCCGTCATTGGCCGCGACCGCAAGGTCGACATCGCCGGCACCGCGCGGGTCGGCGATCACCCGACCAAGTTCGATATCAAGGCGTCGACGCCGGCGACGCCGGCCGACCGGCCGACCATTCCGGTGGATTTCGCCATCGACATGCCTGATGTGCTGAAGTCCCAGCTCGCCGGCCATGCCGAGATGCGGCTGAGCGGCGATGTCGTGATGATCAACGGCGTGAACGGCAGGCTCGGTGACGGCGCCTTCAACGGCTGGGCCTCGGTCGACATTGCGAGCAAGCCCCTGGTCAAGGTCGATCTCGACTTCCAGCGGCTCGCGATTCCGGTGGCGAAATCGCCGGAGGGCATGTCGGGACAACCCTGGAGCAATGCACCGATCGACGTGTCCGGGCTCAATTATGTCGACGCGCAAATCAGGATCTCCGCGAACGAGGCCGTGATCGGCGATGCGCGCCTCGCGCCGCTGGCGCTCGATGCGAAGCTCGCCGGCGGCGTGCTGAAGGCCGGCACCGCCAATCTCGGCGCCTATGACGGCCAGGTCTCGGGCGAAGTGATCCTGGATGCCACAACCGGCGCACCGAGCTTTGCCATGCATTCCGATCTCGTCGGCGTGCGCGCATTGCCGCTGCTCCAGGGCCTTGCCGAGTTCGACCGGATCGACGGCAAGCTGCAGGCCAAGCTCGCGCTGCGCAGCGCCGGCACCAGCCAGCGCGCGCTGATGGCGAACATGCAGGGCACGGCCTTCGTCAATTTCCAGGACGGCGCCATCCGCGGCATCAACATCGCGCAGATGATCCGCTCGCTGACATCGGGCACGCTGTCCGGTTGGCAGGACAGTGAGGCCCAGAGCACGGATCTGTCGCAGCTCTCGGCGTCCTTCCGCATCGACAAGGGTCAGGCGGTGACGACCGATCTCAATCTGATCGGACCGCTGGTGCGCGTGACCGGCGCCGGCACCATTGCCCTCGACACCAAGATGATGGGTTTTCGCGTCGAGCCGAAGCTCGTGATGACCACCGAAGGCCAGGGCCGCGCGTCGGAGCCGGTCGGCTTCGGCATTCCCGTGATGATCCAGGGCAGCTGGTCGCAGCCGCGGATCTACCCTGACATGGCCGGCATGCTGGACAATCCGGACGCCGCCTATGCCAAGCTGCGCGAGATGGGCAAGGGCCTGTTCGGCCCCGATGGCGCCGGGCTCGGCAATATCCTGGGCAGCCTCGGCTTGGGCGGTACCGCCGCGCCGGGCGGCGGCAACGCCAATCCGCAAACCCAGCAGCAGGGACAGAGCAACCCGCTCGGCGGTCCGCTGGGCGAGGCGATCGGCAATTTGATCCAGCAGGGGCTTTCCAGCGGCGCGGGGACCAGCACTGGCACCGGCCGTAGTCGCGGCCTGCCGGCAACACCGTCCACCCCCGCTCCGCAGGCCTCTCCCGCGCCCCCGGCCCAGGACGACCCGGCGGTGGCGCAGCAGGACAGCCAGCCGATGAACGACGTGCTGCGACAGCTCTTTAATCGATGA
- a CDS encoding adenylate/guanylate cyclase domain-containing protein, whose product MAGAKDKTRFLREGLFAKYVVSLVGLVVFVLAVNGAMETWISYRATKTQLTDGLDDKAQGAARRIEQSISELERQISWVTRASQDTLEKRRADYASLLHQVSVVNQLFQLNGEGREVLRVSRQSTTTGGNADLSRDMRFTDTVARGVSYAPAWFSDRTPMMSISVAHSGFNAGVTVAEIDLSFLSDFLSDAQVGKAAFAYVVDPRGRVLATSSKGPDVGKDLSKLPQVAAAIAPGREPDTSGTDFNGHAVMSAASTVPKLGWNVMFEQPTTQALMPIRDQLVRIALLIGMGLMVAILAGTLLARRMIIPITALRDGAHKLGEGDFSHRIDVHTSDELEDLAGQFNRMAGQLQETYSDLETKVEARTRDLAQSINELKALEEVGRAVASSLDLNAVLPTIAARAIEITHADAVLIYGFDAETRRFNLIESNGIDKSADGAHVTIQQGANILSDAADSGEPIAIADLDRASEQPLRDVAIDAGFHSVLVVPLVDQQGTLGSLVVLRRAGGEFAGSLIGLMRTFANQAVLSMRNARLFTEVDRKGRELAAAHNTVQQQAAKLQEQTEQLRNWNRSLEERVEKQLGEIGRIKRLERFLAPQVAQLIASSDGHDSLLDSHRREVTVVFCDLRGFTAFTEATEPEEAMNVLREYHVALGKLIFKYEGTLDKYAGDGVMILFNAPIQFEDHTRRAVQMAVEMRDTIGPLTEKWRNRGHTLGFGIGIALGYATLGQVGFEQRLEYAAIGSVTNLASRLCDEAKANQIVVSRRVYGIVEPWVEARALDDLVLKGFNHPVLAMEILGWREQVENVVDASAARRRG is encoded by the coding sequence ATGGCGGGAGCGAAAGACAAGACACGGTTTCTGCGCGAGGGCCTGTTCGCCAAATATGTCGTCTCCCTCGTCGGCCTCGTCGTGTTTGTCCTCGCCGTCAACGGCGCGATGGAGACCTGGATCTCCTATCGCGCCACCAAGACCCAGCTGACCGACGGGCTCGACGACAAGGCGCAAGGAGCCGCCCGGCGGATCGAGCAGTCGATCTCCGAGCTCGAGCGCCAGATCAGCTGGGTGACGCGGGCAAGCCAGGACACGCTCGAGAAGCGCCGCGCCGACTACGCATCGCTCCTGCACCAGGTCTCGGTCGTCAATCAGCTGTTCCAGCTCAACGGTGAGGGACGCGAGGTGCTGCGCGTCTCGCGCCAGTCGACCACGACCGGCGGCAATGCCGACCTCTCCCGCGACATGCGCTTCACCGACACGGTCGCCCGCGGCGTCAGCTACGCGCCGGCCTGGTTCTCCGACCGGACGCCGATGATGTCGATCTCGGTGGCGCATTCCGGCTTCAATGCCGGCGTCACCGTGGCCGAGATCGACCTCAGCTTCCTCTCCGACTTCCTGTCCGACGCCCAGGTCGGCAAGGCCGCATTCGCCTATGTGGTCGATCCGCGCGGCCGCGTGCTGGCGACCTCGTCGAAAGGGCCCGATGTCGGCAAGGATCTGTCGAAGCTGCCGCAGGTGGCGGCGGCGATTGCGCCCGGCCGCGAGCCCGACACCTCGGGCACTGACTTCAACGGCCATGCGGTGATGAGCGCTGCCAGCACCGTGCCGAAGCTCGGCTGGAATGTGATGTTCGAGCAGCCGACGACGCAGGCGTTGATGCCGATCCGCGACCAGCTCGTGCGCATCGCGCTCTTGATCGGCATGGGCCTGATGGTCGCGATCCTCGCCGGCACGCTGCTCGCCCGCCGCATGATCATCCCGATCACGGCGCTGCGCGACGGCGCGCACAAGCTCGGCGAAGGCGATTTCAGCCACCGCATCGACGTCCACACCTCCGACGAGCTGGAAGACCTCGCCGGCCAGTTCAACCGCATGGCCGGCCAGCTCCAGGAAACCTATTCGGACCTGGAGACCAAGGTCGAGGCGCGCACCCGCGATCTCGCGCAGTCGATCAACGAGCTCAAGGCGCTGGAAGAGGTCGGCCGCGCGGTCGCCTCCTCGCTCGATCTCAACGCCGTGCTGCCGACCATCGCGGCGCGCGCGATCGAGATCACCCATGCCGATGCGGTGCTGATCTACGGCTTCGATGCCGAGACGCGCCGCTTCAACCTGATCGAATCCAACGGCATCGACAAATCGGCCGACGGCGCGCATGTCACGATCCAGCAAGGCGCGAACATCCTGAGCGATGCCGCCGACAGCGGCGAGCCGATCGCGATCGCCGATCTCGACCGGGCCTCCGAGCAGCCGCTGCGCGACGTCGCGATCGATGCCGGCTTCCACTCGGTGCTGGTGGTGCCGCTGGTGGACCAGCAGGGCACGCTCGGCTCGCTGGTGGTGCTGCGCCGGGCCGGCGGCGAGTTCGCCGGAAGCCTCATTGGCCTGATGCGCACCTTCGCCAACCAGGCCGTGCTGTCGATGCGCAACGCGCGGCTGTTCACCGAGGTCGATCGCAAGGGCCGCGAGCTCGCCGCCGCGCATAACACCGTGCAGCAGCAGGCGGCAAAGCTGCAGGAGCAGACCGAGCAGCTTCGCAACTGGAACCGCTCCCTGGAAGAGCGCGTCGAGAAGCAGCTCGGCGAGATCGGCCGCATCAAGCGGCTCGAACGCTTTCTCGCGCCGCAGGTCGCCCAGCTCATCGCGTCGTCGGATGGTCATGACTCGCTGCTCGACAGCCATCGCCGCGAGGTCACCGTGGTGTTCTGCGATTTGCGCGGCTTCACCGCCTTCACCGAGGCGACCGAGCCGGAAGAGGCGATGAACGTGCTGCGCGAATATCACGTCGCGCTCGGCAAGCTGATCTTCAAATACGAGGGCACGCTCGACAAATATGCCGGCGACGGCGTGATGATCCTGTTCAACGCGCCGATCCAGTTCGAAGACCACACGCGGCGCGCGGTACAGATGGCGGTGGAGATGCGCGACACGATCGGCCCGCTGACCGAGAAGTGGCGCAACCGCGGGCACACGCTCGGCTTCGGCATCGGCATCGCGCTCGGCTATGCCACGCTCGGCCAGGTCGGCTTCGAGCAGCGGCTGGAATATGCCGCGATCGGCAGCGTCACCAACCTCGCCTCGCGTCTCTGCGACGAAGCCAAGGCCAACCAGATCGTGGTCAGCCGCCGCGTCTACGGCATCGTCGAGCCCTGGGTCGAAGCCCGCGCGCTCGACGACCTCGTGCTCAAGGGGTTCAATCACCCCGTGCTGGCGATGGAGATTTTGGGCTGGCGCGAGCAGGTGGAGAACGTGGTGGATGCGTCCGCCGCGCGCCGCCGAGGATAG
- a CDS encoding LysM peptidoglycan-binding domain-containing protein, translating to MITASKAFIAFCLLAVGGTVLVIGPTELRRLLPGGAQTETAVAAKPEAKPEAKAETKAEIKAETKPEPKPDEPKLAAAPPAPSALPASAPKVDALAETQKQATALADLVPAKPPAATTDTGPRFDVARVDDHGEAAVIAGRAAPGAQVELLRDGKPLDTVVADASGQFVMTPSQLPAGSYELTLRAKAPDGTVTQSGRSMPVTIAEAAPPPAPVARQEPAQAPKRAEKPDDKSDVVASLPSASSRQASAHDRPTVQPRFIGAPKPRVMARAPAATTVASASPAEIISGPPAEAGGSRVISRGDSLWALSKLAYGDGARYAVIFNANRGKIHNPNLIYPGQTFVVPRKAD from the coding sequence ATGATCACCGCTTCCAAGGCCTTCATTGCATTCTGCCTGCTCGCGGTGGGCGGTACCGTGCTGGTGATCGGTCCCACCGAGCTGCGCCGCCTGCTGCCGGGCGGCGCGCAGACCGAGACCGCCGTCGCCGCCAAGCCGGAGGCAAAGCCCGAAGCCAAGGCGGAGACCAAGGCCGAGATTAAGGCCGAGACCAAGCCAGAGCCGAAGCCGGACGAGCCAAAGCTCGCCGCCGCGCCGCCTGCGCCATCGGCGCTCCCGGCCTCCGCGCCGAAGGTCGATGCGCTGGCCGAGACGCAGAAGCAGGCCACCGCGCTGGCCGATCTCGTGCCGGCCAAGCCGCCGGCAGCCACGACCGATACCGGCCCGCGGTTCGACGTCGCGCGCGTCGACGATCACGGCGAGGCGGCGGTGATCGCGGGTCGCGCTGCGCCGGGTGCACAGGTCGAGCTGCTGCGCGACGGCAAGCCGCTCGATACGGTGGTCGCCGATGCCTCGGGCCAGTTCGTGATGACCCCGTCACAGCTTCCCGCCGGTTCCTATGAACTGACCCTGCGGGCGAAAGCGCCCGATGGTACCGTTACGCAATCGGGCCGCAGCATGCCGGTGACCATCGCCGAAGCCGCGCCGCCGCCCGCGCCGGTCGCGAGGCAGGAGCCGGCGCAAGCGCCGAAGCGGGCCGAGAAGCCCGACGACAAGTCTGATGTCGTGGCATCCCTGCCGTCGGCATCGTCGCGCCAGGCATCGGCGCATGACAGGCCCACGGTTCAGCCGAGATTTATCGGTGCACCGAAACCCAGGGTCATGGCGCGAGCGCCCGCGGCCACGACCGTTGCATCGGCCTCGCCGGCGGAAATCATCAGCGGTCCACCGGCCGAAGCAGGCGGCAGCCGGGTGATCTCCCGCGGCGACAGCCTGTGGGCTCTCAGCAAGCTCGCTTACGGCGACGGCGCCCGCTACGCGGTGATCTTCAACGCTAACCGCGGCAAGATTCACAACCCCAACCTGATCTATCCCGGCCAGACTTTTGTGGTGCCGCGGAAGGCGGATTGA
- a CDS encoding bifunctional diguanylate cyclase/phosphodiesterase, which produces MGTSIRWTTRMRALLRRWQGAPLTWLIAGGFVLMVAMAIGTALTVDRFRQNAIESGRDSLENSVRMLARHFDREFEDFAVLQKSVIAELESHGIASADVFRSEMATLAMHEVLRAKASGWSDVAGANVFDSNGVLINSSRRWPVADISVADRGYFNRLRNDPASQEEIEVVPGRLGSGAAIVFARRVSGPHGEFLGMVSRAISPEQLESFFASAGLGEESSIAMHHQNGQLLARVPHVDAMIGQNFRNGMREQMAVFERTFVTTQLASPIDGKDRIVAARLLTGEPLVVVATKSLDATLATWRTQTKFFVAVAVLSIGLLVLTLFLIFRQMTRRLAAEKQQLDTAMNTMTQGLLMFDRDERLIVCNRRYIEMYGLSAEVVKPGAYFRDVIQHRHDTGSFHGDVASYCDDILSNTGRTQSAVVETADGRLIEIKNQPGAAGGWLATHDDVTERIRADERIAHMAHYDALTDLPNRVLMRGHLERRIAELSQGQPFAILYIDVDEFKGVNDSLGHEVGDELLRQVANRLRACVSGNDLVARLGGDEFAIVKAGTSDRAELTALAENILKALRTPVDCKGQEIPTDASIGIAIAPDHGDNLDDLLKRADLAMYAAKSEGRRTFRLFVPEYDAKARLRRQLELDLRQALARGEFEVHYQPLVDLAANVVNGCEALLRWRHPERGMISPADFIPVAEETGMIGEIGEWVLKQACTEAASWPGDVHVAVNVSPVQFRARTLALKVAAALAESGLAPGRLELEVTETVLIRDDEEALTILQQLRELGVRIALDDFGTGYSSLSYLHRFPFDKIKIDRSFISDIGQSEDSSPIVQAVVHMAAARHMATTAEGVETEAQREVLRQLGCSQMQGWLFSPAVPAAKLRQLLSAQAVAA; this is translated from the coding sequence ATGGGCACATCAATTCGATGGACCACGCGCATGCGCGCGTTGCTCCGCCGTTGGCAGGGCGCGCCGCTGACGTGGCTGATCGCCGGCGGCTTCGTGCTGATGGTCGCGATGGCCATCGGCACCGCGCTCACCGTCGATCGTTTCCGGCAAAATGCGATCGAGAGCGGCCGCGACAGCCTGGAAAACTCCGTGCGCATGCTCGCCCGACATTTCGACCGCGAATTCGAGGACTTTGCGGTGCTCCAGAAGAGCGTCATCGCCGAGCTCGAAAGTCACGGCATCGCATCCGCCGATGTCTTCCGCAGCGAGATGGCCACGCTGGCCATGCATGAGGTGCTGCGCGCCAAGGCCAGCGGCTGGTCCGACGTCGCCGGCGCCAACGTGTTCGATTCCAACGGCGTGCTGATCAACTCGTCGCGGCGCTGGCCGGTCGCCGATATTTCGGTCGCCGACCGCGGCTACTTCAATCGCCTCAGGAACGATCCGGCCTCGCAGGAGGAGATCGAGGTCGTGCCCGGCCGGCTCGGCAGCGGAGCCGCGATCGTGTTCGCGCGGCGCGTCTCCGGCCCCCACGGCGAATTCCTCGGCATGGTGTCGCGGGCCATTTCGCCGGAACAGCTCGAATCCTTCTTCGCCTCGGCCGGGCTCGGCGAGGAATCCTCGATCGCGATGCACCACCAGAATGGCCAGCTGCTCGCGCGCGTTCCGCATGTCGACGCGATGATCGGACAGAATTTTCGCAACGGCATGCGCGAGCAGATGGCGGTGTTCGAACGCACCTTCGTCACGACGCAGCTCGCCAGCCCGATCGACGGCAAGGACCGCATCGTCGCCGCGCGCCTCCTCACCGGCGAGCCGCTGGTCGTGGTCGCGACCAAATCGCTGGACGCGACGCTGGCGACCTGGCGGACGCAGACAAAATTCTTCGTCGCCGTCGCCGTGCTGTCGATCGGCCTGCTCGTGCTCACGCTGTTCCTGATCTTCCGCCAGATGACGCGCCGGCTCGCCGCGGAGAAGCAGCAGCTCGACACCGCGATGAACACCATGACGCAAGGCCTGTTGATGTTCGACCGGGACGAGCGCCTGATCGTCTGCAACCGGCGCTACATCGAGATGTACGGGCTGTCGGCCGAGGTGGTGAAGCCCGGCGCCTATTTCCGCGACGTGATCCAGCATCGCCATGACACCGGATCGTTCCACGGTGACGTCGCGTCCTATTGCGACGACATTCTGAGCAATACCGGGCGAACCCAGAGCGCCGTCGTCGAGACCGCGGACGGCCGCCTGATCGAGATCAAGAACCAGCCCGGCGCCGCCGGCGGCTGGCTCGCGACCCACGACGACGTCACTGAACGCATCCGCGCCGACGAGCGCATCGCGCATATGGCGCATTACGACGCGCTGACCGACCTGCCCAACCGCGTGCTGATGCGCGGCCATCTGGAGCGCCGCATCGCGGAGCTCAGCCAGGGCCAGCCGTTCGCGATCCTCTACATCGACGTCGACGAGTTCAAGGGCGTCAACGATTCGCTCGGCCACGAGGTCGGCGACGAGCTGCTCCGCCAGGTCGCCAACCGCCTGCGCGCCTGCGTCAGCGGCAACGACCTCGTTGCGCGGCTGGGCGGCGACGAATTCGCCATCGTCAAGGCCGGCACCAGCGACCGGGCCGAGCTGACGGCGCTGGCGGAAAACATCCTGAAAGCGCTGCGTACGCCCGTGGACTGCAAGGGCCAGGAGATCCCGACCGATGCCAGCATCGGCATCGCGATCGCGCCCGATCACGGCGACAATCTCGACGATCTGCTCAAGCGCGCCGATCTTGCGATGTATGCCGCGAAGTCCGAGGGCCGCCGCACCTTCCGCCTTTTCGTGCCCGAATACGACGCCAAGGCGCGGCTGCGCCGCCAGCTCGAGCTCGACCTGCGCCAGGCCCTCGCCCGCGGCGAGTTCGAGGTGCATTACCAGCCGCTGGTCGATCTCGCGGCCAATGTGGTCAACGGCTGCGAGGCGCTGTTGCGCTGGCGCCATCCCGAGCGCGGTATGATCTCGCCCGCCGATTTCATTCCGGTCGCGGAAGAGACCGGAATGATCGGCGAGATCGGCGAATGGGTGCTGAAGCAGGCCTGCACCGAGGCGGCAAGCTGGCCCGGCGATGTCCACGTCGCGGTCAACGTCTCGCCGGTGCAGTTCCGCGCCAGGACGCTGGCGCTCAAGGTTGCAGCCGCGCTCGCGGAGTCAGGACTTGCCCCCGGACGGCTCGAGCTCGAGGTCACCGAGACCGTGCTCATCCGCGACGACGAGGAGGCACTGACGATCCTCCAGCAGCTGCGCGAGCTCGGCGTGCGCATCGCGCTCGACGATTTCGGCACCGGCTATTCGTCGCTGAGCTATCTGCATCGCTTCCCGTTCGACAAGATCAAGATCGACCGCAGCTTCATCAGCGACATCGGCCAGTCCGAGGATTCCTCCCCGATCGTGCAGGCGGTGGTGCACATGGCGGCCGCCCGCCACATGGCGACGACGGCCGAAGGCGTCGAGACCGAAGCCCAGCGCGAGGTGTTGCGGCAGCTCGGATGCAGCCAGATGCAGGGCTGGCTGTTCAGCCCCGCCGTGCCGGCGGCGAAGCTGAGGCAGCTGCTGTCGGCGCAGGCGGTGGCGGCTTAG